Proteins encoded by one window of Clostridium bornimense:
- a CDS encoding DNA-3-methyladenine glycosylase family protein, with amino-acid sequence MDYRNIEEHNDYIKVKDVKNFNLRDIFECGQCFRWNETDENSYIGIAFGKVIEVKVIEKDLYIYNATKEEVENIWINYFDLNRDYGMIKEELSRDPLLAEAIEFGKGIRLIKQDPFELIISFIISANNRIPMIKRAIDKISQRWGEKVEYKGNIYYTFPTIDSLRNATEEELRECGVGFRGKYIKATVETLNVNMIDEMLKANDDQCHKLLQKLPGIGPKVADCIMLFSMEKYSAFPVDVWVKRAMQHFYLAPDVSLPKIREFAREKFGKYAGFAQQYLFYYARENKIII; translated from the coding sequence ATGGATTATAGAAATATAGAAGAACATAATGATTATATAAAAGTAAAAGATGTGAAAAATTTTAATTTAAGAGATATATTTGAGTGTGGTCAATGTTTTAGATGGAATGAAACTGATGAGAACAGTTATATTGGTATAGCTTTTGGTAAGGTTATTGAAGTAAAGGTAATAGAAAAAGACTTATACATATATAATGCTACTAAAGAAGAAGTAGAAAATATATGGATAAACTATTTTGATTTAAATAGGGATTATGGAATGATAAAAGAAGAATTATCAAGGGATCCATTGTTAGCAGAAGCTATTGAATTTGGCAAAGGAATTAGATTAATAAAGCAAGATCCTTTTGAGCTTATTATATCCTTTATTATTTCTGCAAATAATAGGATACCTATGATAAAAAGAGCTATTGATAAAATATCACAAAGATGGGGAGAGAAAGTAGAGTATAAAGGAAATATATATTATACTTTTCCCACTATAGATAGTTTAAGGAATGCTACTGAAGAAGAACTTAGAGAATGTGGAGTTGGGTTCAGAGGAAAATATATAAAAGCTACAGTGGAAACTTTAAATGTTAATATGATAGATGAAATGTTGAAGGCCAATGATGATCAGTGTCATAAGTTACTTCAGAAGTTACCAGGCATTGGGCCTAAAGTTGCCGATTGTATAATGCTTTTTAGTATGGAGAAATATTCAGCATTTCCCGTAGATGTTTGGGTAAAAAGAGCTATGCAACATTTTTATTTAGCTCCAGATGTATCTTTACCTAAAATAAGAGAATTTGCAAGAGAGAAGTTTGGTAAATATGCTGGATTTGCTCAACAATATTTATTTTATTATGCTAGGGAAAATAAGATAATAATTTAG
- the groES gene encoding co-chaperone GroES, giving the protein MKLRPLGDRVVIKRVEAEETTKGGIILTSTAQEKPQIAEVVAVGPGGIVNGKEVKMELKVGDKVLFPKYAGNEIKFEGTEYTVLNQGDVLAVIEE; this is encoded by the coding sequence ATGAAACTTAGACCACTAGGAGATAGGGTTGTTATTAAAAGAGTAGAAGCAGAAGAAACTACTAAAGGAGGAATTATCCTTACATCAACTGCACAAGAAAAACCTCAAATAGCAGAAGTTGTTGCTGTTGGACCAGGAGGAATTGTTAATGGTAAAGAGGTAAAAATGGAATTAAAGGTTGGAGATAAAGTTTTATTTCCAAAGTATGCAGGCAATGAAATCAAATTTGAAGGTACAGAATATACAGTATTAAATCAAGGAGACGTTTTAGCTGTTATTGAAGAATAA